The following are encoded in a window of Bos indicus isolate NIAB-ARS_2022 breed Sahiwal x Tharparkar chromosome 7, NIAB-ARS_B.indTharparkar_mat_pri_1.0, whole genome shotgun sequence genomic DNA:
- the LMAN2 gene encoding vesicular integral-membrane protein VIP36: MAAAAAAGWIWRWGWGRRCPGRSGLRGPGPGPTILKLFLLLLGPVAADITDGNSEHLKREHSLIKPYHGIGSSSTLLWDFQGSTMLTSQYVRLTPDERSKEGSIWNHLPCFLKDWEMHVHFKVHGAGKKNLHGDGIALWYTRDRLVPGPVFGSKDNFHGLAIFLDTYPNDETTERVFPYISVMVNNGSLSYDHSKDGRWTELAGCTADFRNRDHDTFLAVRYSRGRLTVMTDLEDKNEWKNCIDITGVRLPTGYYFGASAGTGDLSDNHDIISMKLFQLMVEHTPDEESIDWTKIEPSVNFLKSPKDNVDDPTGNFRSGPLTGWRVFLLLLCALLGIIVCAVVGAVVFQKRQERNKRFY; encoded by the exons atggcggcggcggcggcagcaggcTGGATTTGGCGCTGGGGCTGGGGCCGGCGGTGCCCAGGGAGGTCTGGGCTTCGCGGCCCCGGCCCAGGCCCCACAATACTTAAGCTTTTCCTCTTGTTGCTGGGGCCGGTGGCTGCGGATATAACTGACGGCAACAGTGAACATCTCAAGCGGGAGCATTCGCTTATCAAGCCCTACCACG GGATCGGTTCCAGCTCCACGCTCCTCTGGGACTTCCAAGGAAGCACAATGCTCACGAGCCAGTATGTGCGTCTGACCCCTGACGAGCGCAGCAAAGAGGGCTCTATCTGGAACCACCTG CCTTGCTTCCTCAAAGACTGGGAGATGCACGTTCACTTCAAAGTTCATGGCGCAGGAAAGAAAAATCTCCATGGAGATGGCATTGCCTTGTGGTACACCCGGGACCGCCTGGTGCCAG GGCCCGTGTTTGGAAGCAAAGACAACTTCCATGGCTTAGCCATCTTTCTGGACACATACCCCAACGATGAGACCACAGAG CGCGTGTTCCCGTACATCTCCGTGATGGTGAACAATGGCTCCCTGTCCTACGACCACAGCAAGGACGGCCGCTGGACTGAGCTGGCGGGCTGCACGGCTGACTTCCGCAACCGAGATCACGACACCTTCCTGGCAGTGCGCTACTCCCGGGGTCGCCTGACG GTGATGACTGACCTGGAGGACAAGAATGAGTGGAAGAACTGCATTGACATCACAGGAGTGCGCCTACCCACCGGCTACTATTTTGGAGCCTCTGCCGGTACCGGCGACCTGTCCG ACAATCATGACATCATCTCCATGAAGCTGTTCCAACTGATGGTGGAGCACACACCGGACGAGGAGAGCATCGACTGGACCAAGATCGAGCCCAGCGTCAACTTCCTCAAGTCGCCCAAAG aCAATGTGGACGATCCAACGGGGAACTTTCGCAGCGGACCCCTGACGGGGTGGCGggtgtttctgctgctgctgtgcgcGCTCCTGGGCATCATCGTGTGCGCCGTGGTGGGGGCCGTGGTGTTTCAGAAGCGGCAGGAACGGAACAAGCGTTTCTACTGA